A window from Fibrobacter sp. UWB11 encodes these proteins:
- a CDS encoding FISUMP domain-containing protein — protein MRNFKYSIIASIMLSIALIACGGDSGTSPNSEEKDSSSSVQKDESSSSVKKQSSSSVTKTSSSSSAIPASSANRPSSSSKKGDAGTESGMTSSSSSKVSSSSSAKATSSSSSVKTVSSSSSVVLSSSSKQSSSSKKVESSSSQKIVSSSSVTPASSSSKKVESSSSEYVPYDHFKCLADNWNLRDTIYKQFTDPRNGRNYYYYTAVSSKTGRKVTVMAENLNIGEMVLGENEQNDDTKIERYCYNNDTTNCDKYGGLYQWAEMMQLPSRCNTESCSDYIRRKHQGICPDGWRLFTWDDFEIIRDYNDEYGDGIKGLRSQCFHGNNASGFSLIGGGVRFENGTFKNLTDAVFWTYPQEQEYDVTLFAYSAFVSVNSDDNTGIQKNRRGEKLNGYSVRCVKIE, from the coding sequence ATGAGAAATTTCAAGTACAGCATTATTGCATCCATTATGCTATCCATAGCCCTCATCGCTTGTGGCGGCGATAGCGGTACGTCACCCAATAGCGAAGAAAAAGATTCTTCCAGCAGTGTCCAAAAGGATGAATCTTCTTCCTCGGTCAAGAAGCAGTCTTCATCAAGTGTGACGAAGACATCTTCTTCCTCTTCAGCCATTCCCGCTTCAAGCGCGAATCGCCCTTCAAGTAGCAGTAAAAAAGGCGATGCCGGAACGGAGTCCGGCATGACAAGTAGCAGTTCCTCGAAGGTTTCCTCTTCGTCATCGGCGAAGGCTACTTCTTCCTCATCTTCTGTCAAGACTGTTTCTTCGTCTTCTTCCGTAGTCCTGAGCAGTAGCAGTAAGCAATCCTCTTCTAGCAAAAAAGTAGAATCCAGTTCTAGCCAAAAGATTGTCTCGTCATCTTCTGTTACTCCTGCATCGAGTTCGAGTAAAAAGGTTGAATCCTCCAGTAGTGAGTATGTTCCGTATGACCATTTTAAATGTCTTGCGGATAATTGGAATCTTAGGGATACAATCTACAAACAGTTTACTGACCCGCGTAATGGCCGTAATTATTACTACTATACCGCAGTTTCTTCAAAAACAGGAAGAAAAGTGACCGTTATGGCTGAAAATCTGAATATCGGTGAAATGGTTCTTGGTGAAAATGAACAAAATGACGATACGAAGATTGAACGCTATTGCTACAATAACGATACCACGAATTGTGACAAGTATGGTGGCTTGTATCAGTGGGCTGAAATGATGCAGTTGCCGAGCCGTTGCAATACTGAAAGTTGTTCTGATTATATAAGGCGTAAACATCAAGGTATTTGTCCGGATGGATGGCGCTTGTTTACTTGGGATGATTTCGAAATAATAAGAGATTATAATGATGAATATGGTGATGGAATAAAAGGTCTTCGTTCGCAATGCTTCCATGGTAACAATGCTAGTGGGTTCTCTTTAATCGGTGGTGGGGTTAGATTTGAAAATGGAACATTTAAAAATTTGACAGATGCTGTTTTTTGGACATATCCGCAGGAACAAGAATATGATGTCACTTTATTTGCATATTCTGCTTTTGTTTCTGTAAATAGCGATGATAATACAGGTATACAAAAGAATCGTCGTGGAGAAAAATTGAACGGATATTCTGTTCGCTGTGTTAAAATTGAGTAA
- a CDS encoding coproporphyrinogen-III oxidase family protein — translation MFGIYIHVPFCAKICDYCDFRVMPANARLFEEYAGLLEREIRAFAAAHPVSHSGSPQNVLSQARTLYLGGGTPSILPSSCLERIFAVLEDCGVRVDSLDEVSMEFNPESCTEESVQTALDCGVRRFSLGLQTFSQTLLDRIGRRHTVERGFEALRLLTSLPQAKVSADLMFDLPGQSVESFLSDVDRLSDFPLGHLSFYGLNVGERTLLGGRVSRGEEKIDESLYEPMYLGGVEILEKKGFARYEVSNFAQPGDESLHNMNYWNRGEYIGFGPGAHSYFGGRRFCAPEMYPRWRDYVNAGSPDVSLTYDELDKDDILTERVWLSLRQRSGLDLNALTADGISVSPEGYEQWVKKGFATLDGGILKLVGRGWIFMDSIVTDVLNACR, via the coding sequence ATGTTCGGTATTTATATTCACGTTCCATTTTGCGCGAAAATTTGCGATTATTGCGACTTTCGTGTGATGCCTGCGAATGCTCGGCTGTTCGAGGAATATGCGGGTTTGCTGGAACGTGAAATCCGTGCTTTTGCGGCGGCGCATCCTGTATCGCATTCTGGGTCTCCTCAAAACGTTCTTTCGCAAGCGCGAACGCTTTATCTCGGCGGTGGAACGCCCTCGATTTTGCCGAGCTCATGCTTAGAGCGGATTTTCGCGGTGCTTGAGGATTGTGGCGTTCGCGTGGATTCGCTTGACGAAGTCTCGATGGAATTCAATCCGGAATCGTGTACCGAAGAATCTGTGCAGACGGCGCTTGATTGCGGTGTGCGTCGCTTTAGCCTTGGACTCCAGACGTTTTCGCAAACGCTCTTGGACCGCATTGGCCGCAGGCACACGGTGGAGCGGGGCTTTGAAGCACTGCGCTTGTTGACCTCACTTCCGCAGGCGAAAGTCTCGGCTGACTTGATGTTTGATTTGCCAGGGCAATCGGTAGAATCTTTCTTGAGCGATGTGGACCGCTTGTCGGATTTTCCGCTTGGGCACTTGAGCTTTTACGGATTGAATGTGGGCGAGCGGACGCTTTTGGGCGGTCGCGTATCGCGTGGTGAAGAAAAAATTGACGAGAGTTTGTACGAGCCGATGTATCTTGGTGGCGTCGAGATTCTTGAGAAAAAAGGCTTCGCGCGTTACGAGGTTTCGAATTTTGCTCAGCCGGGCGATGAAAGCTTGCATAATATGAACTACTGGAATCGCGGCGAGTACATCGGCTTTGGGCCGGGCGCGCACAGCTATTTTGGCGGTCGCCGTTTCTGCGCTCCAGAAATGTATCCGCGTTGGCGCGATTACGTGAATGCAGGATCGCCAGATGTTTCGCTGACGTACGACGAACTAGACAAAGACGATATTTTGACGGAACGCGTTTGGCTCTCACTGCGCCAGCGCTCTGGCCTTGATCTGAATGCTCTTACTGCTGACGGAATTTCCGTTTCGCCGGAAGGCTATGAGCAATGGGTCAAGAAAGGTTTTGCAACACTCGATGGCGGAATCCTAAAACTTGTCGGTCGTGGCTGGATTTTCATGGACAGCATTGTGACTGACGTGCTGAACGCCTGCCGGTAG
- a CDS encoding RNA polymerase sigma factor RpoD/SigA produces MHIDSTDTTLKRYLEDIRRTAPLSREEEQILFQKAKEGDKIARKKLISANMRFVLKVAIQYRGCPIPLPDLVSEGAMGLVRAIESFEHTRGLKFISYGVWWIKAYITRAINEQGNLIRLPANQHLRVRKALHEQSRGKEINEEIRELIQIGQRGVSFDSPLKADSKATYAEVLPDSGASNPEADSEIQSVEALARDLMEQLPEREARVITGIFGINQEAPQTLREVGESMNISHERVRQLRDQALRRIRKYNSKDFLQEKKDAFLAAINK; encoded by the coding sequence ATGCATATTGATTCTACCGATACCACTCTCAAAAGATACTTAGAAGACATCCGTCGTACCGCACCCCTATCACGCGAAGAAGAACAGATTCTTTTCCAGAAAGCTAAAGAAGGCGACAAAATCGCCCGTAAAAAATTGATTTCTGCAAACATGCGCTTTGTTTTGAAGGTCGCCATCCAGTACCGCGGCTGCCCGATTCCGCTTCCGGACTTGGTCAGCGAAGGCGCAATGGGCCTCGTCCGCGCTATCGAATCGTTCGAACATACCCGTGGTCTTAAATTCATCAGTTACGGCGTTTGGTGGATCAAGGCATATATCACTCGTGCTATTAACGAACAGGGCAACCTCATCCGCTTGCCGGCAAACCAGCACCTCCGCGTGCGCAAGGCTTTGCACGAACAGTCCCGCGGTAAGGAAATCAACGAAGAAATCCGTGAATTGATCCAGATCGGTCAGCGCGGTGTTTCGTTTGACAGCCCGCTCAAGGCAGACTCCAAGGCTACTTACGCCGAAGTCCTCCCGGACAGCGGCGCATCGAACCCAGAAGCCGATTCCGAAATTCAGAGCGTCGAAGCTTTGGCTCGCGACCTCATGGAACAGCTCCCGGAACGCGAAGCCCGAGTCATTACCGGCATTTTCGGCATCAACCAGGAAGCTCCGCAGACACTTCGCGAAGTGGGCGAATCCATGAACATCTCCCACGAACGCGTGCGTCAGTTGCGCGACCAAGCTCTCCGCCGTATTCGCAAGTACAACAGCAAGGACTTCTTGCAAGAAAAGAAAGACGCATTCTTGGCTGCGATTAATAAGTAG
- a CDS encoding class I SAM-dependent methyltransferase: MSIKEPDQSVWNRFWQRKNDMDKVYPSSPSIIEAIKKNFKLEGLKVLEVGAGTGRDSAELARLGADVYVLDYAENSLKIVNSLRESEDLKNLHLVRGDAFKSPFPDNTFDLVFHQGLAEHFKDSLPLIQENYRIVKHGGCCLCDVPQTVHPYTIIKHILIAMDKWFAGWEKQFTMGQLKKLMRDAGFECIYAYGDWMRPNLYYRILRELCFKFGIELPKYPLDGTAYQKIKDKILDSLQSVPVMHYTQLCIGVIGRKP, translated from the coding sequence ATGTCTATTAAAGAGCCCGATCAATCCGTATGGAACCGTTTTTGGCAGCGCAAGAACGACATGGACAAGGTCTATCCGTCTTCGCCGTCTATTATAGAAGCTATTAAGAAGAATTTTAAGCTCGAGGGCTTGAAGGTGCTGGAGGTTGGCGCCGGAACCGGTCGCGATAGCGCCGAACTTGCTCGCCTTGGTGCCGATGTTTACGTTCTCGATTATGCTGAAAATAGCCTTAAAATTGTGAATTCGCTCCGTGAAAGCGAAGATCTCAAGAATTTGCACTTGGTTCGCGGCGATGCGTTCAAGTCCCCGTTCCCGGACAATACTTTTGACTTGGTTTTCCACCAGGGCCTTGCCGAACACTTCAAGGATTCACTCCCGCTGATTCAGGAAAATTACCGCATTGTCAAACATGGCGGTTGCTGCCTTTGCGACGTTCCGCAGACGGTACACCCGTACACGATTATCAAGCATATCTTGATTGCAATGGACAAGTGGTTTGCCGGTTGGGAAAAGCAATTCACGATGGGTCAGCTCAAGAAGCTCATGCGTGATGCTGGCTTTGAATGTATTTACGCTTATGGCGACTGGATGCGTCCGAACCTTTACTACCGAATCCTGCGAGAACTTTGCTTCAAGTTCGGTATTGAACTTCCGAAGTATCCGCTCGACGGAACGGCCTACCAGAAAATCAAGGACAAGATTTTAGATAGTCTCCAGTCTGTGCCGGTGATGCACTACACGCAATTGTGCATTGGCGTAATTGGTCGTAAACCTTAG
- a CDS encoding glycosyltransferase family 4 protein — MKILVVNYRDRMHPAAGGAEKHLHRIFSKIVEMGHTVVLFTTMFPGAKEREIVDGIQVVRKGGDLMFQLTVALNLKKLDREFNFDVVVEDLNKLPVFAHWFVRKPLLVQMHHLWRKSIFSEALFPIAFGVWFFERIIPFFYRTQPFVVVSPSTKKELAEIGVDESRISVIYNGSEMPSVTAPLATSAADSRENAAGESARSPYFIWLSRVHRYKGIWTALEAFEIFSKKHPEVQLKIVGGGPLLKKLPAWIQSHGLDGKVELTGFVPVARKYELLSSSLALLQTSYKEGWGLTVMEAAQLCKTTIASDVPGLRDSVRDGETGILFPSGDAPACASAMEKIYDDAELHANLGRNAKRYALTFSWEKSARETLELLERTVEGGVRK, encoded by the coding sequence TTGAAAATCCTCGTCGTAAATTATCGGGATCGCATGCATCCGGCTGCCGGTGGCGCCGAAAAGCATTTGCATCGCATCTTCTCTAAGATTGTAGAAATGGGCCACACCGTGGTCCTGTTTACGACGATGTTCCCGGGGGCAAAGGAACGCGAGATTGTCGATGGAATTCAGGTTGTCCGCAAGGGCGGCGATTTGATGTTCCAGCTCACGGTGGCACTGAATTTGAAAAAGCTTGACCGTGAATTCAACTTTGACGTTGTTGTTGAAGATTTGAACAAGTTACCGGTCTTTGCCCACTGGTTCGTCCGTAAGCCGCTCTTGGTGCAGATGCATCATTTGTGGCGAAAGTCGATTTTCTCCGAAGCGCTTTTCCCGATTGCGTTTGGCGTTTGGTTCTTTGAACGCATCATTCCGTTCTTTTACCGCACGCAACCATTTGTTGTTGTGAGCCCGAGTACCAAGAAAGAACTTGCAGAAATCGGCGTGGACGAAAGTCGAATTTCTGTGATTTATAACGGCTCGGAAATGCCTTCGGTGACTGCGCCGCTCGCGACAAGTGCCGCGGATTCTCGTGAAAATGCGGCTGGCGAAAGTGCGCGGAGCCCGTATTTCATTTGGCTTTCGCGCGTGCACCGTTACAAAGGTATTTGGACGGCGCTTGAAGCGTTTGAAATTTTTTCGAAGAAACATCCCGAAGTCCAGTTGAAAATTGTGGGCGGCGGTCCGCTTTTGAAAAAGCTCCCGGCTTGGATTCAATCGCACGGCCTGGATGGCAAGGTGGAACTGACTGGCTTTGTTCCTGTTGCTCGCAAGTATGAACTGCTTTCGTCTTCGCTCGCTCTGTTGCAGACGAGCTACAAGGAAGGCTGGGGGCTCACGGTGATGGAAGCGGCGCAGCTCTGCAAGACGACGATTGCGTCGGATGTGCCGGGACTGCGCGATAGCGTCCGTGACGGCGAGACGGGAATTCTGTTCCCGTCGGGAGATGCGCCCGCGTGCGCTTCTGCAATGGAAAAAATTTATGACGATGCTGAATTGCATGCAAATCTCGGTCGAAATGCCAAGCGTTATGCGCTCACGTTCAGCTGGGAAAAGTCTGCTCGCGAAACTTTAGAATTGTTGGAACGTACGGTTGAGGGTGGCGTACGAAAATGA
- a CDS encoding lysylphosphatidylglycerol synthase transmembrane domain-containing protein translates to MKLNPKLKSLIIFCLKLVVTLVPAYFVYRNIVSDPEWSVDDISNLFKNNSVFPLVLALLCLAVSNFTACYQWKLLLEKQGVHMKYGQLLKLYHVGLFFNNFMPGNVGGDAKKVYDIRVQGGQDTVGAGFTATVFDRLFGLFFITLFALAVGVLFFVHDPEQRAFMWPSVWIFMGFCVMFAGLLSRRIGRFFCRMAGKVLPEKIETRLLRMFERFQKFRSKKLWMNIVCLSMVTQSLRIFVHFFCGIAVGVNLSMSWYFYYIPLVAIVSALPISIGGFGPREFLAQSLFARAGVPGLESVVIQLLAYFVSLILSLFGAVIFLMGQKPVSAESTNGHPGARP, encoded by the coding sequence ATGAAATTGAATCCGAAGCTCAAGTCGCTGATTATTTTTTGTTTAAAGTTGGTGGTTACTCTTGTCCCTGCTTACTTTGTTTATCGAAACATTGTGAGTGACCCAGAATGGAGTGTCGACGACATTTCCAACTTGTTCAAGAACAACAGTGTGTTCCCGCTTGTGCTTGCGCTCCTTTGCCTTGCGGTCTCTAACTTTACGGCTTGCTACCAGTGGAAGTTGCTGCTCGAAAAACAGGGCGTCCACATGAAGTATGGACAGCTACTCAAGCTTTATCATGTGGGGCTGTTCTTCAATAACTTTATGCCGGGAAACGTCGGTGGCGATGCCAAGAAGGTTTATGACATTCGCGTGCAGGGCGGTCAAGATACCGTTGGTGCAGGCTTTACTGCAACGGTGTTCGATAGGTTGTTCGGTCTTTTCTTTATTACGTTATTTGCGCTTGCAGTCGGTGTATTGTTCTTTGTGCATGACCCGGAACAACGTGCGTTCATGTGGCCCTCGGTTTGGATTTTCATGGGCTTCTGTGTGATGTTTGCGGGACTTTTAAGTCGTCGCATTGGTCGATTCTTTTGCCGCATGGCAGGGAAGGTCTTGCCCGAAAAAATTGAGACGCGTTTGTTGCGCATGTTTGAACGATTCCAGAAGTTCCGCTCCAAGAAACTTTGGATGAATATTGTTTGCCTTTCGATGGTTACGCAGTCGCTTCGCATTTTTGTCCATTTCTTCTGCGGAATTGCCGTTGGCGTGAATCTCTCGATGTCGTGGTATTTCTATTACATTCCGCTTGTTGCAATTGTGAGCGCGCTCCCGATTTCGATTGGCGGGTTTGGTCCGCGTGAATTTTTGGCACAGTCGCTTTTTGCGCGTGCTGGCGTGCCCGGTCTTGAATCGGTAGTGATTCAGTTGCTCGCTTATTTTGTAAGTTTGATATTGAGCTTGTTCGGAGCTGTCATATTCTTGATGGGGCAAAAACCTGTGTCGGCAGAATCCACAAATGGTCATCCTGGAGCAAGGCCGTAA
- a CDS encoding UvrD-helicase domain-containing protein — MDVENLLVGLNSDQRAAVLHDHEKNGQLLILAGAGSGKTSVLTKRIQYRILCGVQPEKILALTFTAKAAAEMRERVQKLFPNAGVRLCTFHSLALFILKSKVPIKFTEQRRSELDSCDSVIRDEKGRSRNKSGMTSEECSCPAYELVGFKKMPVPTEAADKSFMQELAKVGGRKFRFSREELFSDAYPSSLIKKLEPLRNRVLESGQVVFEDLIYQAINLLENHEEARAYFQNQWSEILVDEYQDINPSQYRLVKALLGNRKSLFVVGDDDQAIYGFRGADIGNINRFRDDFKESSLIRLEWNYRSVANILHFSNKIFENKPIHLRKVLRAGNMCGSGGSPIFKENREPEIWVSENPVEEMQKIITSIKLLRESYDLQWKNFAILVRYNRQRLYYEEALRDACLPIAGDMEHLSGEGLDGGEPVEDGIHVETVHASKGLQYAVVYYAGMSEGLTPGTCSGSREQRKKQLDEERRLFYVGVTRAESFLVLLYCKRRYWKGRLTKLKRSRFLPKESSKAEIDMPVILFRIFAAARILLFMLEYIVKIAFMYVFRRKDLDTWLEEKVQKFSWFCMQAIRVDLTIEDQAQLAKVDWTRPVFVMGNHRSYLDIPIAFLALQRTVGFIAKTQLQRIPILNFWMHKLGCVFINREKGGGAEIIQKAVQSGKMPRLFIFPEGTRSKREGMVAFKSGCFRLAVEANAIILPIVTRGSDEAWEHRKGCKHRPVNVKILEPIDTVEFKKTHGGDAMDPRHELLPYVRSKMEEAYDRRL, encoded by the coding sequence ATGGATGTAGAAAATCTTTTGGTCGGGCTGAACTCCGACCAGCGTGCAGCGGTGTTGCACGATCATGAAAAGAATGGACAACTTTTAATTTTAGCAGGGGCGGGCTCGGGAAAAACTTCGGTTTTGACCAAGCGAATCCAGTATCGTATTTTGTGCGGTGTGCAACCGGAAAAAATCCTTGCGCTTACTTTTACGGCAAAGGCTGCTGCCGAAATGCGGGAACGCGTGCAAAAGTTGTTCCCGAATGCGGGCGTAAGACTTTGTACGTTCCATTCGCTCGCTCTGTTCATTCTCAAGTCGAAAGTACCTATTAAGTTCACTGAGCAACGCCGAAGTGAACTTGATTCTTGTGATTCTGTTATACGTGATGAAAAGGGGCGATCCCGGAATAAATCCGGGATGACAAGTGAAGAATGTTCTTGCCCTGCGTACGAGCTTGTTGGGTTCAAGAAAATGCCTGTGCCGACAGAGGCTGCCGACAAATCCTTTATGCAGGAACTTGCGAAAGTGGGCGGTCGAAAGTTCCGGTTCTCGCGTGAAGAACTTTTTTCAGACGCGTATCCTTCATCGCTTATTAAAAAACTTGAGCCATTGCGTAATCGTGTTTTGGAATCGGGTCAAGTTGTTTTTGAAGACCTTATTTATCAGGCGATAAACTTGCTCGAAAATCACGAGGAGGCGCGCGCGTATTTTCAAAATCAATGGTCCGAAATTCTTGTCGATGAATATCAAGATATCAATCCGTCGCAGTACAGGCTTGTCAAGGCTTTGCTCGGAAATCGCAAGTCTCTCTTTGTCGTGGGCGATGATGACCAAGCCATTTACGGATTCCGTGGGGCTGACATTGGAAACATAAACCGATTCCGCGATGATTTCAAGGAGAGCTCGCTTATCCGTTTGGAATGGAATTACCGCTCGGTCGCAAACATTTTACATTTTTCGAATAAGATTTTTGAAAACAAACCCATCCATTTGCGGAAAGTCTTGCGGGCGGGTAACATGTGTGGCTCTGGAGGTTCACCCATTTTCAAGGAAAACCGTGAGCCTGAAATTTGGGTGAGCGAAAATCCTGTCGAGGAAATGCAAAAAATTATCACGAGTATCAAATTGCTTCGCGAAAGCTATGACCTCCAATGGAAAAACTTTGCAATTCTAGTACGCTATAATAGGCAGCGCCTATACTACGAAGAAGCGCTTCGCGATGCTTGCCTTCCGATTGCTGGGGATATGGAACATTTGTCGGGGGAGGGATTGGATGGCGGCGAACCCGTCGAAGACGGAATCCATGTCGAAACGGTCCATGCGTCCAAGGGCCTCCAGTATGCCGTGGTCTATTATGCGGGAATGTCCGAGGGGCTTACGCCGGGAACATGCTCGGGATCGCGCGAACAACGCAAAAAACAGCTGGACGAGGAACGTCGATTGTTCTACGTCGGGGTGACTCGGGCTGAATCTTTCTTGGTTTTGCTATATTGCAAACGTAGGTATTGGAAAGGGCGCCTGACGAAACTCAAGCGGTCTCGTTTTTTGCCCAAGGAAAGTTCAAAAGCTGAGATTGATATGCCTGTTATTTTATTTAGAATATTTGCTGCCGCAAGAATACTCCTCTTTATGCTTGAGTATATTGTGAAAATTGCGTTCATGTATGTTTTCCGCCGCAAGGACTTGGATACTTGGCTTGAAGAGAAGGTCCAGAAATTCTCATGGTTCTGCATGCAGGCAATTCGTGTGGATTTGACAATCGAAGACCAGGCGCAGCTTGCCAAGGTGGATTGGACTCGCCCAGTGTTTGTGATGGGGAACCACCGCTCTTATCTGGATATCCCGATTGCTTTCCTTGCTTTGCAGCGTACGGTGGGTTTTATTGCGAAAACGCAGTTGCAGCGCATCCCGATTTTGAACTTCTGGATGCACAAGCTCGGTTGTGTCTTTATTAATAGAGAAAAAGGCGGCGGCGCCGAAATTATCCAGAAGGCGGTACAGTCGGGTAAAATGCCGAGACTGTTTATATTCCCAGAAGGCACTCGCAGCAAGCGCGAGGGAATGGTTGCTTTCAAGAGCGGTTGCTTTAGACTTGCCGTTGAAGCGAATGCCATTATATTGCCTATTGTGACGAGAGGTTCCGATGAAGCTTGGGAGCACCGCAAAGGGTGCAAGCACCGTCCGGTGAATGTGAAAATCCTTGAACCGATAGATACGGTTGAATTCAAGAAGACTCATGGCGGTGATGCAATGGACCCGCGTCATGAACTGCTCCCGTATGTCCGCAGCAAAATGGAAGAAGCTTATGATCGGCGTCTTTGA
- the murI gene encoding glutamate racemase — MIGVFDSGFGGLTILQKLRHTLPQYDYLYLGDNARAPYGSRSFETIYRYTLQSVRELFHRGCPLVILACNTASAKALRSIQQQVLPVEFPDRRVLGIVRPTAEEIGKFSKTGHIGIFATAGTVSSNSYVLEISHFFPELHVTQHACPMWVPLVEYGERGTEGSRFFVKKDVDQLLAEDPEIDTVLLACTHYPLLESEIRAALPPHVRLVVQGDIVADKTLDYLKRHVDMEKRLSKGGNVKYLTTDTAEFFKKGAFRFGMEDICAESLTF, encoded by the coding sequence ATGATCGGCGTCTTTGATTCTGGATTTGGCGGATTGACCATTCTGCAGAAGCTCCGCCACACGCTACCGCAGTACGATTACCTGTACTTGGGGGATAATGCGCGTGCGCCGTATGGCTCCCGCAGTTTCGAGACGATTTACCGCTACACGCTCCAGTCCGTGCGTGAATTGTTCCATCGTGGGTGCCCGTTGGTGATTCTCGCGTGCAATACGGCATCGGCAAAGGCGCTCCGCAGCATCCAGCAGCAGGTGTTGCCGGTCGAGTTTCCGGACCGTCGCGTGTTGGGTATTGTCCGCCCGACCGCCGAAGAAATCGGCAAGTTCTCCAAAACGGGGCATATTGGCATTTTTGCAACGGCAGGGACGGTGTCTTCGAACAGCTACGTTCTTGAAATCAGCCACTTTTTCCCGGAACTGCATGTGACACAGCATGCTTGCCCGATGTGGGTGCCGCTGGTGGAATATGGCGAGCGAGGGACTGAAGGCTCCCGGTTCTTTGTGAAAAAGGACGTAGACCAGCTTTTGGCGGAAGACCCCGAAATCGATACGGTTTTGCTGGCTTGTACGCACTACCCGCTCCTCGAATCCGAAATTCGGGCCGCACTTCCACCGCACGTTCGCCTGGTTGTCCAGGGAGATATCGTCGCCGATAAGACTCTTGACTACCTGAAAAGACATGTGGACATGGAAAAACGCCTTTCAAAAGGTGGAAATGTTAAATATTTGACAACGGATACCGCAGAATTTTTCAAAAAAGGCGCTTTTCGCTTTGGAATGGAAGATATTTGTGCGGAGTCGTTGACTTTTTAA
- a CDS encoding lysylphosphatidylglycerol synthase transmembrane domain-containing protein, producing MATDKTGTKLFVKRIIQLLVSVGGFAYIFYKIPISEVIKNWNIGMTPWIVAMLVAATLIMAIQANRWKGLSVQGPEIPFKTYYAYTAMGYFFNNLLPTGFGGDAVKSLAFGKKFNQTSQSVSAVLLARIQGLLAMFLCFFIALPFALNKAEIPFSYTLTMTIATLACIIFISLCLFSDKVPIPQVITNKLKFITKLQQSLSLYRKCKKQVLLSSLDSLWLQLLTLFIAYAYFRAVGVDIDISILVVFTSITTVVSMLPVSLNGIGVREGTQVALFTGILGIPAPVVLSAGLLGYIPLLFQAAQGAIVLLARKK from the coding sequence ATGGCAACCGATAAGACAGGTACAAAGCTCTTTGTCAAGCGAATTATCCAACTTCTTGTAAGTGTTGGTGGTTTTGCCTATATATTCTACAAAATTCCTATAAGTGAAGTCATAAAGAACTGGAATATCGGCATGACCCCGTGGATAGTAGCCATGCTGGTTGCCGCCACGCTTATCATGGCCATTCAGGCAAACCGCTGGAAAGGGCTTTCCGTGCAAGGTCCAGAAATCCCGTTCAAGACATACTACGCCTACACCGCCATGGGGTACTTTTTCAACAACTTGCTCCCGACCGGATTTGGCGGCGATGCCGTAAAATCACTTGCATTCGGGAAAAAGTTCAATCAAACGAGCCAATCCGTTTCCGCAGTATTGCTCGCCCGCATACAAGGCCTGCTTGCAATGTTCCTTTGCTTCTTTATAGCACTCCCGTTTGCGCTAAACAAGGCAGAAATCCCGTTCAGCTACACCTTGACTATGACCATCGCGACCCTCGCATGTATCATATTCATTTCGCTCTGCCTATTTTCGGACAAGGTTCCCATTCCGCAAGTAATCACAAACAAGCTTAAATTCATTACAAAGCTTCAGCAAAGTCTGTCTTTATACAGAAAGTGTAAAAAGCAAGTTTTGCTATCCTCTTTAGATTCCTTGTGGCTACAGTTATTGACTTTATTTATAGCCTATGCCTATTTCCGTGCCGTCGGAGTCGACATCGACATCAGTATTTTGGTCGTTTTCACAAGCATCACCACGGTCGTATCGATGCTTCCGGTTTCTTTAAACGGAATCGGAGTCCGCGAAGGCACTCAAGTTGCGTTATTCACAGGAATTCTTGGAATTCCGGCTCCTGTCGTTTTATCTGCAGGGCTATTAGGTTATATTCCATTGCTATTCCAGGCTGCGCAAGGTGCAATTGTACTTTTGGCCCGTAAAAAATAA